The following are encoded together in the Plasmodium brasilianum strain Bolivian I chromosome 10, whole genome shotgun sequence genome:
- a CDS encoding hypothetical protein (ADP) has protein sequence MSGGDIKTNFAADFLMGGVSAAISKTVVAPIERVKMLIQTQDSIPEIKSGQVERYSGLMNCFKRVSQEQGVASLWRGNLANVIRYFPTQAFNFAFKDYFKNIFPKYDQNTEFSKFFCVNILSGATAGAISLLIVYPLDFARTRLASDIGKGKDRQFSGLLDCLVKIYKQTGLLSLYSGFGVSVTGIIVYRGSYFGLYDSAKALLFNNDKNTHIVFKWAVAQSVTILAGLISYPFDTVRRRMMMMSGRKAKEEIQYKNTIDCWIKILKNEGLGGFFKGAWANVIRGAGGALVLVFYDELQKLI, from the coding sequence ATGAGTGGAGGggatataaaaacaaattttgcCGCAGACTTCCTAATGGGGGGTGTGTCGGCGGCTATATCAAAAACAGTGGTTGCTCCTATAGAAAGagtaaaaatgttaattcaAACACAAGACTCTATACCTGAGATAAAATCAGGACAAGTAGAAAGATATAGTGGTTTAATGAACTGCTTTAAAAGAGTATCACAAGAACAGGGTGTTGCGTCATTATGGAGAGGAAACTTAGCCAATGTTATTCGTTATTTTCCAACACAAGCTTTTAACTTTGCTTTTAaagattattttaaaaatatatttccaaAATATGATCAAAATACAGAGTTCAGTAAATTCTTTtgtgtaaatattttgtCAGGTGCAACAGCAGGAGCAATTTCTTTGTTAATAGTATACCCTTTAGATTTCGCAAGAACAAGATTAGCATCAGACAttggaaaaggaaaagacaGACAATTTAGTGGGTTACTAGACTgtttagtaaaaatatataaacaaacagGATTATTATCCTTATATAGTGGTTTTGGTGTTTCAGTTACTGGAATTATTGTTTACAGAGGATCCTATTTTGGTTTATATGACAGTGCAAAAGCTCTTTTATtcaataatgataaaaatacacatattGTATTTAAATGGGCTGTTGCTCAATCAGTTACCATATTAGCAGGTCTCATTTCCTATCCATTCGATACGGTCAGAAGAAGAATGATGATGATGTCAGGTAGGAAAGCAAAGGAAGAAATTCAATACAAAAATACAATAGATTGTTGGATTAAGATTTTGAAGAATGAAGGCCTTGGAGGGTTCTTTAAAGGGGCATGGGCTAACGTCATTAGAGGCGCTGGGGGAGCACTTGTCCTTGTCTTCTACGATGAATTACAAAAGCTTATTTAA